A DNA window from Bdellovibrio sp. BCCA contains the following coding sequences:
- a CDS encoding TIGR02147 family protein: MKTLNQFLSTKFEAIKVSNPRFSLRALAQKSTISPGHLSEILTGKRSLSKKNLEKLIVALRLTPGDVEVAYKFYDSEKDRKKATQSIERVLSRNEFSEISSAEYFHTLAATDLSVDGLDVMTIAEKTGLSFEQTEMIVSKFLKLGILQSNSDGLLSKTLRSLSTESDIPNFDIQRFHQESLDKTKDIFPKVPLNKREMVYMSMAINPRNLPMAKKEIEKCWKKVYTKLTQGERTEIYTLGIQLVPVHAGKEQ; this comes from the coding sequence ATGAAGACGTTGAATCAATTTTTATCGACCAAATTCGAAGCCATCAAAGTTTCCAATCCCCGCTTTTCCTTGCGTGCTCTGGCGCAGAAGTCGACGATCTCACCGGGACATCTTTCTGAAATTTTGACGGGCAAACGTTCTCTTTCGAAAAAGAATTTGGAAAAATTAATCGTCGCTCTTCGTCTGACTCCTGGAGACGTGGAAGTCGCTTACAAGTTTTACGACTCTGAAAAAGACCGTAAAAAAGCCACGCAATCCATCGAAAGAGTTCTTAGCCGCAACGAATTTTCTGAGATCTCAAGCGCCGAATACTTTCATACATTGGCCGCCACAGATCTTTCTGTGGACGGTTTGGATGTTATGACCATCGCTGAAAAGACCGGCCTTTCCTTTGAACAGACGGAAATGATCGTGAGCAAATTCCTGAAGCTCGGCATTTTGCAATCCAATAGCGACGGACTTTTAAGCAAAACACTTCGCAGTCTTTCTACGGAAAGCGACATTCCCAACTTCGATATCCAGCGTTTTCACCAGGAGTCTTTGGACAAAACCAAAGACATCTTCCCGAAAGTGCCACTCAATAAGCGCGAGATGGTTTATATGAGTATGGCCATCAACCCTAGAAATCTTCCAATGGCAAAAAAGGAAATCGAAAAGTGTTGGAAGAAGGTCTATACCAAGCTGACTCAAGGTGAGCGCACAGAGATCTATACATTAGGCATTCAATTGGTTCCCGTTCACGCAGGTAAGGAGCAATAA